One part of the Candidatus Eisenbacteria bacterium genome encodes these proteins:
- a CDS encoding HAMP domain-containing protein, with protein sequence MKDLRLQLIAILVLVALLPAIPAVWTAHSLFTQILDPVLEADLLEGARAGLDSTRDLLLEEMRGFGRKIHQCAAVDTLTEGALAALTERERASLKALAAEPDRSGRAADGADELQIRIPPQRITLGDRDLLVAQVVLPDRRTAWLSQPIPSDLSERAELLSNNIRWVEALRRERSPVLRSLLATFLLVYGGILLLVLVLGLVLASRNTRPLAVLGDGIKSVAGGALETTVPEIGGGEIRGLLSNFNNMVGRLRGQQAELLRLEKLSAWRQMARSLAHEIKNPLTPIQLAAQQMRDAYSGDDPEYISLVKEGVAIIEEEVAGLRNLVSAFSQFARLPDPLMSPVAIGDILSDIMSLYGPDRVSLTGQDEMRQKEAPEYFIQCDRDQMHRVLINLINNALHAQESLGVDEPIEIEVIPPEAPACRVGLRICDRGPGIPANLRQRIFEPDFTTKPDGMGLGLAIVEATIHAHAGSIAVSEREGGGSIFAITLPLGAVESDVESDGMTDGGMDET encoded by the coding sequence ATGAAAGACCTGCGGCTGCAACTGATCGCCATTCTCGTTTTGGTGGCGCTCCTGCCGGCCATACCGGCGGTTTGGACGGCCCACTCGCTCTTCACGCAGATCTTGGATCCGGTTCTGGAGGCTGATCTCCTGGAAGGGGCCCGCGCCGGTCTGGATTCCACACGGGATCTTCTATTAGAAGAAATGCGCGGATTTGGAAGAAAAATCCATCAATGCGCCGCAGTCGATACATTGACCGAGGGCGCCCTTGCAGCGCTGACCGAGCGGGAGAGAGCCTCTCTCAAAGCCCTGGCGGCGGAGCCTGATCGATCGGGCCGGGCCGCTGATGGCGCAGATGAGCTGCAGATCCGGATTCCTCCCCAGCGGATCACCTTGGGCGACCGCGATCTCCTGGTGGCACAGGTTGTTCTCCCGGATCGCCGAACCGCTTGGTTGAGCCAGCCGATTCCGTCGGACCTCTCTGAACGGGCGGAGCTTCTTTCCAACAATATCCGCTGGGTGGAGGCGCTTCGAAGGGAGCGGAGCCCTGTTCTTCGAAGCCTGCTGGCCACTTTTCTCCTCGTCTACGGCGGCATCCTGCTCCTCGTGCTGGTGTTGGGGTTGGTCCTCGCTTCGCGGAATACGCGTCCCTTGGCGGTTCTCGGCGACGGTATCAAAAGTGTCGCCGGGGGCGCGTTGGAGACAACGGTGCCGGAAATCGGCGGAGGAGAGATCCGCGGGCTTCTCAGCAACTTTAACAATATGGTGGGCCGCTTGAGAGGTCAGCAGGCGGAGCTGCTGCGGCTTGAAAAGCTGAGCGCCTGGCGGCAGATGGCCCGCAGCCTGGCTCATGAAATTAAAAATCCATTGACACCGATACAACTGGCGGCGCAGCAGATGCGGGATGCCTATTCCGGCGATGATCCGGAATACATCTCTCTTGTTAAAGAGGGGGTGGCGATCATTGAGGAAGAGGTGGCGGGTCTGCGAAATCTGGTGAGCGCCTTTTCACAATTCGCCCGTCTCCCCGATCCTCTGATGTCGCCTGTGGCGATCGGAGACATCCTAAGCGACATAATGAGTCTTTACGGACCGGACCGGGTCTCCTTGACGGGACAGGATGAAATGCGTCAGAAAGAGGCGCCGGAATATTTCATTCAATGCGATCGGGATCAGATGCACCGCGTTCTCATTAATTTGATCAATAATGCCCTGCATGCACAGGAATCGCTCGGTGTTGATGAGCCAATCGAGATTGAGGTGATCCCACCGGAGGCTCCGGCCTGCCGGGTTGGTCTTCGTATCTGTGATCGCGGACCCGGCATACCGGCAAACCTCAGACAACGGATCTTTGAACCCGATTTTACAACAAAGCCGGATGGGATGGGGCTGGGGCTGGCCATTGTGGAAGCGACCATCCACGCCCATGCCGGCTCGATAGCGGTGTCGGAGAGGGAGGGCGGCGGATCGATCTTTGCGATAACTCTTCCCCTGGGC